A section of the Bradyrhizobium oligotrophicum S58 genome encodes:
- a CDS encoding Mth938-like domain-containing protein: MATPNDTPHFPRSAPIDGYGKGGFAFADMSHRGSLLCLPDSIWAWDVTEPSQIDRHALQRIFDAANKIDTLIIGTGTAVWIPPAPLRSALRSVNVVLDAMQTGPAIRTYNVMIGERRRVAAALIAVP, encoded by the coding sequence ATGGCCACTCCGAACGATACACCACACTTCCCGCGATCCGCGCCGATCGACGGCTACGGCAAGGGCGGATTCGCCTTTGCCGACATGTCGCATCGCGGCTCGCTGTTGTGCCTGCCCGATTCGATCTGGGCCTGGGACGTCACCGAGCCGAGCCAGATCGACCGCCATGCGCTGCAGCGCATCTTCGACGCAGCCAACAAGATCGACACGCTGATCATCGGCACCGGCACCGCAGTCTGGATTCCTCCTGCGCCGCTGCGTTCGGCACTGCGCAGCGTGAATGTCGTGCTCGACGCGATGCAGACCGGGCCGGCGATCCGCACCTACAACGTCATGATCGGCGAGCGGCGGCGGGTCGCAGCGGCGCTCATCGCCGTCCCATGA
- a CDS encoding phytoene/squalene synthase family protein, with protein sequence MSVASPQSDAAFCAGLVREHDFDRYASTLFVAPEIRRALLSLYAFNVEVSRIRDLVSQPLPGEVRQQWWRDTLTGHEHGGVEGNPVAAELLLTVQRFGLPIERLTRLVDEHQFDLYNDPMPTMAALDGYLGDTSGALFALAAQVIAPPFADADHLAHHAGIAQGIMQVIASLPRDAAHRQLYVPLDLLARHGVSQEEIFAAKATPAILAMLTDLREQARQHLGHTLELAREAPPALRPSLLPLALVRRDLARGERRADDPFQPRPRSHLATLWTLWRAARTAGFRSR encoded by the coding sequence ATGAGCGTGGCGAGCCCCCAGAGCGACGCCGCGTTCTGTGCGGGCCTCGTTCGCGAGCATGATTTCGACCGCTACGCCTCGACGCTGTTCGTTGCGCCGGAGATCCGGCGTGCGTTGTTGTCGCTGTACGCGTTCAACGTCGAGGTGAGCCGGATTCGCGATCTCGTGTCGCAGCCGCTGCCGGGCGAGGTTCGCCAGCAATGGTGGCGTGACACGCTGACGGGACATGAACATGGCGGCGTGGAGGGCAATCCCGTTGCCGCCGAGTTGCTGTTGACCGTGCAGCGCTTCGGGCTTCCGATCGAGCGCCTGACGCGTCTGGTCGACGAGCACCAGTTCGACCTCTACAACGATCCGATGCCGACCATGGCCGCGCTGGACGGCTATCTCGGCGACACAAGCGGGGCGCTGTTCGCGCTCGCTGCGCAGGTCATCGCACCGCCTTTTGCCGACGCGGATCATCTGGCCCACCACGCCGGCATTGCGCAGGGGATCATGCAGGTGATCGCGTCACTGCCGCGGGATGCCGCGCACCGGCAACTCTATGTTCCGCTCGATCTCCTGGCGCGGCATGGCGTCAGCCAGGAGGAGATCTTCGCCGCAAAGGCAACGCCGGCGATCCTGGCCATGCTGACGGATTTGCGCGAGCAGGCCCGGCAGCATCTCGGTCACACCCTGGAGCTGGCGCGTGAGGCGCCACCGGCGCTACGACCGAGTTTACTTCCTCTCGCGCTCGTCCGTCGTGATCTGGCGCGGGGCGAGCGCCGCGCCGACGATCCGTTTCAGCCGCGGCCGCGCTCGCACCTTGCGACGCTATGGACGTTGTGGCGCGCTGCCAGAACAGCCGGCTTCCGCTCGCGTTGA
- a CDS encoding TauD/TfdA dioxygenase family protein, translating into MSLRSNVARSAESSLIQVIPTGKALGAEVCNVDLRSFDDWAFASFMRALLKHQVLIVRGQRLNERDIAAFSRRFGHADLLYTSPGTMLGDGMSFCSLYAAYDALSPALRSRVAHLKIRYLTTDTADDGRRTTIAGPVHPLVGLHSDTGRSMLALGQRRHSYVVGLEQDESDALLDDLWQLAERPEFTWAHNCRAGDLLVWDTRCTIHRREPTDMPTLRHSPPLWNALPIA; encoded by the coding sequence GTGAGTCTCAGAAGCAACGTTGCTCGAAGCGCCGAAAGCAGCCTCATCCAGGTCATCCCGACAGGAAAGGCGCTTGGTGCCGAGGTCTGCAATGTCGATCTCAGATCCTTCGACGATTGGGCGTTCGCCTCCTTCATGCGCGCGCTGCTCAAGCATCAGGTCCTGATCGTGCGCGGCCAGCGTCTCAACGAGCGCGACATCGCCGCCTTCAGCCGCCGCTTCGGCCATGCCGATCTGCTCTACACGTCCCCCGGCACCATGCTCGGCGACGGCATGTCCTTCTGCAGCCTCTACGCCGCCTACGACGCGCTGTCGCCGGCGCTGCGCAGCCGGGTCGCTCACCTGAAAATTCGCTATCTGACAACCGACACCGCCGATGATGGCCGCCGCACCACCATCGCGGGCCCGGTTCATCCGCTGGTCGGCCTTCACTCCGATACGGGCCGCTCGATGCTGGCGCTCGGACAACGCCGACATTCCTACGTTGTCGGCCTCGAGCAGGACGAATCGGACGCATTGCTCGACGATCTCTGGCAACTCGCGGAGCGGCCTGAATTCACCTGGGCTCACAATTGCCGGGCCGGTGATCTCCTCGTGTGGGACACCCGCTGCACGATCCACCGGCGAGAGCCGACGGATATGCCGACACTCCGACACAGCCCGCCGCTCTGGAATGCGCTTCCGATCGCATAG
- a CDS encoding TauD/TfdA dioxygenase family protein has product MDVETRATTASHSSQIEVVPTGRQLGAEIRNVDLKHLDDATFAALLRAFHDHSVLLVRGQSLSDQDLIAFSRRFGDLDWAPVQETGRRFVDGMPEIYIVSNVKVNGEAIGSLGAGEAVWHTDMSYLDTPPIASALYALEIPPVGGNTSFCSMYAVYDALPPDLKRRVAELKIKHDGTYNSGGFVRQGVTPTDDPRASPGAIHPLVCTHPDSGRQMLYLGRRRNAYLVGLELAESEALLDELWTYVARPEFAWEHVWKVGDLVIWDNRSTMHRRDPFDDHARRIMHRTQIKGTDRPR; this is encoded by the coding sequence ATGGACGTCGAGACCCGCGCAACCACAGCATCTCATTCATCCCAGATCGAGGTCGTCCCGACCGGCCGGCAACTCGGCGCCGAGATTCGCAACGTCGATCTCAAGCATCTGGACGACGCCACATTCGCCGCCCTGCTCCGCGCCTTCCATGACCATTCCGTGCTGCTGGTGCGCGGCCAGAGCTTGTCGGACCAGGACCTGATCGCTTTCAGCCGCCGCTTCGGCGATCTCGACTGGGCGCCGGTGCAGGAGACCGGCCGGCGTTTCGTCGACGGCATGCCCGAGATCTACATCGTCTCGAACGTGAAGGTGAACGGCGAGGCGATCGGCAGCCTCGGGGCGGGAGAGGCCGTCTGGCACACGGACATGTCGTATCTCGACACGCCGCCGATCGCGAGCGCGCTCTATGCCTTGGAAATTCCCCCCGTGGGTGGCAACACGTCGTTCTGCAGCATGTACGCCGTGTACGATGCACTTCCCCCTGATTTGAAGCGCCGCGTCGCAGAGCTGAAGATCAAGCACGACGGCACCTACAACAGCGGCGGCTTCGTGCGCCAGGGCGTGACGCCCACCGATGATCCGCGCGCGTCGCCTGGCGCAATCCATCCGCTGGTCTGCACGCATCCCGACTCCGGCCGGCAGATGCTTTATCTCGGCCGCCGACGCAACGCATATCTCGTCGGCCTCGAGCTCGCCGAATCGGAAGCGCTGCTGGACGAATTGTGGACCTATGTCGCGCGTCCGGAATTCGCCTGGGAGCATGTCTGGAAGGTTGGCGACCTCGTCATCTGGGACAATCGCTCGACCATGCATCGGCGTGATCCGTTCGATGATCATGCGCGGCGAATCATGCATCGAACCCAGATCAAGGGAACAGATCGCCCGCGCTGA
- the trmFO gene encoding methylenetetrahydrofolate--tRNA-(uracil(54)-C(5))-methyltransferase (FADH(2)-oxidizing) TrmFO, protein MTATKSPSNTVHVVGAGLAGSEAAWQLAEAGIDVVLHEMRPERMTEAHQTATPAELVCSNSFRSDDAANNAVGLLHAEMRRLGSLIMRAADANQVPAGGALAVDRDGFSAAVAAALEGHPRIELRRGEISGLPPAEWTNVIVATGPLTSQPLAEAIRELTDETALAFFDAIAPIVHKDTIDMSKAWFQSRYDKVGPGGTGADYINCPMTREQYDAFVAALLAGEKTEFKEWETNTPYFDGCLPVEVMAERGHETLRHGPMKPVGLTNPHAPTVKPYAIVQLRQDNKLGTLYNMVGFQTKLKYGPQQQIFRTIPGLENAEFARLGGLHRNTFLNSPKLLDSQLRLRAQPRLRFAGQMTGCEGYVESASIGLIAGLYAAAESRGASLPPPPSTTALGSLLGHITGGHIETIDGATRSFQPMNINFGLFPPLAAAPTRKPDGTRLKGNEKTVAKKQAMSARALADLDHWIAEHLRVAAAA, encoded by the coding sequence ATGACAGCGACCAAATCACCTTCCAATACCGTCCACGTGGTTGGCGCGGGCCTCGCCGGGTCTGAAGCCGCCTGGCAGCTTGCCGAGGCGGGCATCGACGTCGTGCTGCATGAGATGCGGCCCGAGCGCATGACCGAGGCTCACCAGACCGCCACGCCAGCCGAGCTGGTCTGCTCGAATTCGTTCCGCTCGGACGACGCCGCCAACAACGCCGTCGGCCTGCTGCATGCTGAAATGCGACGGCTCGGCTCGCTGATCATGCGGGCCGCCGATGCCAACCAGGTGCCGGCCGGTGGTGCATTGGCCGTCGATCGCGACGGCTTCTCGGCGGCCGTCGCCGCGGCTCTGGAAGGCCATCCGCGCATCGAGCTGCGCCGCGGCGAGATCTCAGGCCTGCCGCCAGCGGAATGGACTAACGTTATCGTCGCTACCGGCCCCCTCACCTCGCAGCCGCTGGCCGAAGCGATCCGGGAACTGACCGACGAGACCGCGCTCGCCTTCTTCGACGCCATCGCGCCGATCGTGCACAAGGACACGATCGATATGTCCAAGGCCTGGTTCCAGTCCCGCTACGACAAGGTCGGTCCCGGCGGCACCGGCGCTGACTACATCAACTGTCCGATGACGAGGGAGCAGTACGACGCTTTCGTCGCGGCACTGCTCGCGGGCGAGAAGACCGAGTTCAAGGAGTGGGAGACCAACACGCCCTATTTCGACGGCTGCCTGCCGGTCGAGGTGATGGCCGAGCGTGGCCACGAGACGCTGCGTCATGGTCCGATGAAGCCGGTGGGGCTGACCAATCCGCATGCCCCGACGGTCAAGCCCTATGCGATCGTGCAGCTGCGGCAGGACAACAAGCTCGGCACGCTCTACAACATGGTGGGTTTTCAGACGAAGCTGAAATATGGCCCGCAGCAGCAGATCTTCCGCACCATCCCGGGCCTCGAAAACGCGGAGTTCGCGCGGCTCGGCGGCCTGCATCGCAACACCTTTCTCAACTCGCCGAAACTGCTCGATTCGCAACTCCGCCTGCGCGCCCAGCCGCGGCTGCGCTTTGCCGGCCAGATGACGGGATGCGAGGGCTACGTCGAGTCCGCAAGCATCGGCCTGATTGCGGGGCTCTACGCCGCCGCGGAGAGTCGCGGCGCAAGTTTGCCACCGCCGCCGTCGACCACGGCACTCGGGTCCCTGCTCGGTCACATCACGGGCGGCCATATCGAAACGATCGACGGCGCGACACGCTCGTTCCAGCCCATGAACATCAATTTCGGCCTGTTTCCGCCGCTGGCCGCGGCGCCGACCCGAAAGCCCGATGGCACGCGGTTGAAGGGCAACGAGAAGACGGTCGCCAAGAAGCAGGCGATGAGCGCCCGCGCGCTGGCGGATCTCGATCACTGGATCGCCGAACATCTGCGCGTCGCGGCCGCTGCGTGA
- a CDS encoding DUF1127 domain-containing protein, producing MLLSLIRMVQAFREYQRNVAELSQLSDRELADIGLDRSDIPRVAAGHYNG from the coding sequence ATGTTGCTCTCGCTCATCCGCATGGTCCAGGCGTTCCGTGAGTATCAGCGCAACGTTGCCGAGCTGTCGCAGCTCAGCGATCGCGAGCTTGCCGACATCGGTCTCGACCGTTCGGACATTCCGCGCGTTGCTGCCGGTCACTACAACGGCTGA
- a CDS encoding lytic murein transglycosylase, translating into MIARVLSVAASVCVAALLTLSTPAPAAVPCGSGNFDAWLAEFKTEAAGKGISQNAISAALTGVSPDQSVLNRDHSQKVFSQTFEEFSGRMVPPRLTRGSNMLKQYGSVLSRIEQTYGVPGEVLVAIWGLETDFGVNVGKFPTIRALATLAFDCRRAEQFRGELLDALRIVDRGDLQPAEMRGAWAGEIGQTQFMPSSWIKYAVDFDGNGRRDLIRSAPDVLASTANYLKGYGWQKGKDWEPGGPNFAVIQQWNKSEVYARTIATFATQLARAP; encoded by the coding sequence ATGATTGCTCGCGTTCTCTCCGTTGCCGCTTCTGTCTGCGTCGCCGCCCTTTTGACACTCTCCACGCCAGCCCCCGCAGCCGTTCCCTGTGGAAGCGGAAATTTCGACGCGTGGCTCGCCGAGTTCAAGACCGAAGCCGCCGGCAAGGGGATCTCGCAGAACGCGATCAGCGCCGCCCTTACCGGCGTATCGCCCGACCAGAGCGTGCTCAACCGCGATCACAGCCAGAAGGTCTTCAGCCAGACCTTCGAGGAGTTTTCCGGCCGCATGGTGCCGCCGCGACTGACCCGCGGCTCCAACATGCTGAAGCAGTATGGCTCGGTACTGTCGCGGATCGAGCAGACCTATGGCGTGCCCGGCGAGGTGCTGGTCGCGATCTGGGGCCTGGAGACAGATTTCGGCGTCAATGTCGGCAAGTTCCCGACCATCCGCGCGCTGGCGACCTTGGCCTTTGACTGCCGGCGCGCCGAGCAGTTCCGCGGCGAGTTGCTGGATGCGTTGCGCATCGTCGACCGCGGCGATCTGCAGCCGGCCGAGATGCGCGGCGCCTGGGCCGGCGAGATCGGCCAGACCCAGTTCATGCCCTCGTCCTGGATCAAATACGCGGTCGATTTCGACGGCAATGGACGGCGCGACCTGATCCGCAGCGCGCCCGACGTGCTGGCCTCCACCGCGAACTACCTGAAGGGATATGGCTGGCAGAAGGGCAAGGATTGGGAGCCTGGCGGTCCGAACTTTGCGGTCATCCAGCAGTGGAACAAGAGCGAGGTCTATGCGCGGACCATCGCGACCTTCGCGACCCAGCTGGCGAGGGCGCCCTAG
- a CDS encoding DUF2189 domain-containing protein, which translates to MATYHSNAAAHVRPADEVAAEITIRTIDFSSLMRALRLGWDDFKAVPSHAVMLCAIYPVLGLVLARAVFGYAVLPLLFPLAAGFALLGPFAALGLYELSSRRDRGEAASAWDAFEVLRSPSFGSMLGLGTLLLALFVTWVATAQTIYVALFGYGGATSPGDFVQRVFTTPQGWWLMAVGCGAGFVFALVALCLSIVSFPLMLDRHAGALEAVVTSLRVVAQNPIPVATWGLIVAVLLVLGTIPFFLGLAVVIPVLGHATWHLYREAIAIHPDAAPILPPAPRESKPAADFPANLFPWRSRDRM; encoded by the coding sequence ATGGCCACCTACCACAGCAATGCCGCGGCACATGTCCGGCCGGCCGACGAGGTCGCGGCCGAGATCACGATCCGGACGATCGACTTTTCCAGCCTCATGCGCGCGCTGCGATTGGGCTGGGACGACTTCAAGGCGGTTCCGAGCCACGCGGTCATGCTGTGCGCGATCTATCCCGTGCTCGGCCTGGTGCTGGCGCGCGCCGTGTTCGGCTATGCGGTGCTGCCGCTGTTGTTCCCGCTGGCCGCAGGCTTCGCCCTGCTCGGCCCGTTCGCGGCACTCGGGCTCTATGAGCTCTCCAGCCGGCGTGACCGCGGCGAGGCGGCCAGTGCCTGGGACGCGTTCGAGGTGCTGCGCTCGCCGTCGTTCGGCTCGATGCTCGGGCTCGGCACATTGCTGCTCGCGCTGTTCGTCACCTGGGTCGCCACGGCGCAAACGATCTACGTGGCGCTGTTCGGCTATGGCGGGGCGACAAGCCCGGGCGACTTCGTGCAGCGCGTGTTCACAACGCCGCAAGGCTGGTGGCTGATGGCGGTCGGCTGTGGCGCGGGCTTCGTGTTTGCGTTGGTGGCGCTGTGCCTCAGCATCGTGTCGTTTCCGCTGATGCTGGACCGTCACGCCGGCGCACTCGAAGCCGTCGTCACCTCGCTGCGCGTGGTGGCACAAAATCCGATCCCGGTCGCCACCTGGGGCCTCATCGTCGCGGTGCTTCTGGTGCTCGGCACAATCCCGTTCTTTCTTGGGCTTGCCGTCGTGATCCCGGTGCTCGGCCACGCCACCTGGCATCTCTATCGCGAGGCCATCGCGATCCATCCCGACGCCGCGCCGATCCTGCCGCCGGCCCCGCGGGAATCCAAGCCCGCGGCCGATTTCCCGGCCAACCTGTTCCCGTGGCGCTCGCGTGACCGGATGTGA
- a CDS encoding DUF3597 domain-containing protein has translation MSVFGKIMGAIFGHSAEATPAGGSTPAAGGTAPAGGTAAAPTAAPAAAPQNVDVAAIVDKAAAAKHEKLEWRTSIVDLMKALDIDSSLAARKELAKELGYSGDTNDSASMNVWLHKQVMSKLAANGGKLPPEIKH, from the coding sequence ATGAGCGTTTTCGGAAAGATCATGGGCGCGATTTTCGGCCATAGCGCCGAGGCTACGCCGGCCGGCGGCAGCACCCCCGCCGCGGGCGGTACCGCGCCGGCAGGCGGCACGGCTGCGGCTCCGACGGCCGCGCCGGCTGCTGCGCCGCAAAACGTCGACGTGGCTGCGATCGTCGACAAGGCCGCGGCCGCCAAGCACGAGAAGCTGGAGTGGCGGACCTCGATCGTCGACCTGATGAAGGCGCTCGACATCGATTCGAGCCTCGCCGCGCGCAAGGAGCTCGCCAAGGAGCTCGGCTACAGCGGCGACACCAACGATTCGGCCAGCATGAACGTGTGGCTGCACAAGCAGGTCATGAGCAAGCTCGCGGCCAATGGCGGCAAGCTGCCGCCGGAGATCAAGCACTGA
- a CDS encoding DUF1127 domain-containing protein: MFITAIFDILKRYVHYRAQLACLERLDDRTLRDIGVNRDQMYAQAWERARFVHA, translated from the coding sequence ATGTTCATCACGGCCATTTTCGACATTCTCAAGCGCTACGTTCACTATCGCGCCCAACTCGCCTGCCTCGAACGGCTCGACGATCGCACGCTGCGCGACATCGGCGTCAACCGCGACCAGATGTATGCGCAGGCCTGGGAACGCGCCCGCTTCGTGCACGCCTGA
- a CDS encoding GNAT family N-acetyltransferase produces the protein MTEVRDNKAGSRFELDIDGNIAFANYRATPQGVIITHTETPLPLRGRGIGSQLVEGALALIRADGRRVIAGCSFVADYLRDHPENRDIMA, from the coding sequence ATGACTGAGGTCCGCGACAACAAGGCCGGGAGCCGCTTCGAGCTCGACATCGACGGCAACATCGCGTTTGCCAATTACCGCGCCACGCCGCAGGGGGTGATCATCACCCATACCGAGACCCCGCTACCGCTGCGTGGCCGCGGCATCGGCTCGCAGCTCGTGGAAGGCGCACTGGCGCTGATCCGCGCCGATGGCCGCAGGGTCATTGCAGGCTGCAGCTTCGTCGCCGATTACCTCCGCGACCATCCGGAGAACCGGGACATCATGGCCTGA
- a CDS encoding DUF3828 domain-containing protein: protein MIDRRLLLLSLAGALAASPLRAQSAASDDPVGIMTAIYTRVAKGKGEDGGNFVIESKTARARYLSKSLAAEWARMDARTPKGEVGAVDFDPITNSQDPDVASFKVTPEKQEADKATLAVAITGHRDERKEQADNVIRYDLVREAGQWKIDDVRGAVDGKPWSIRQMLVEFLKITEKPKRK, encoded by the coding sequence ATGATCGATCGTCGTCTCCTGTTGCTGAGCCTCGCGGGCGCGCTCGCCGCGTCGCCCCTTCGCGCGCAGTCCGCCGCCTCCGATGATCCCGTGGGGATCATGACCGCGATCTACACCCGCGTGGCCAAGGGCAAGGGCGAGGATGGCGGCAACTTCGTCATCGAGAGCAAGACCGCGCGCGCAAGATACCTGTCGAAGTCGCTGGCGGCCGAGTGGGCCAGGATGGACGCGCGCACGCCGAAGGGCGAGGTCGGCGCCGTCGATTTCGATCCCATCACCAACTCGCAGGATCCCGACGTCGCCTCGTTCAAAGTGACGCCGGAAAAGCAGGAGGCCGACAAGGCCACACTCGCCGTCGCCATCACCGGCCATCGCGACGAGCGCAAGGAACAGGCCGACAACGTCATCCGTTATGACCTCGTGCGCGAAGCGGGCCAATGGAAGATCGACGACGTCCGCGGTGCGGTCGATGGCAAGCCCTGGTCGATCCGCCAGATGCTGGTGGAGTTCCTCAAAATCACCGAGAAGCCCAAGCGAAAGTAA
- a CDS encoding acyl-CoA synthetase, whose translation MSAAPLRMSRRVMNLAHIMTQNGRRLGDRIGFVWGERSWTWREIDAMVSALAAALAEQGIVKGDRILVHSKNCEEMFVSMFAAFRLGAIWVPTNFRLMPDEVTYLATASGAKAFLCHGDFPEHAAAVTTADFTWCIGESGSFGTRSVAEAMKAHAGVDVANADVEHDDPCWFFFTSGTTGRSKAAVLTHGQMAFVITNHLADLTPDTTEHDASLVVAPLSHGAGVHQLMQSARGAKTVLLPSEKFDITEAFRLIQAYRVSNLFTVPTILKMMVEHPAVEQFDHSSLRHVIYAGAPMYREDQKRALARLGKVIVQYFGLGEVTGNITVLPAAAHEEEDGPQARIGTCGYERTGMQVSIQDDGGRELKPGETGEICVIGPAVFAGYYDNPEANAKAFRDGWFRTGDLGHMDAQGFVYITGRASDMYISGGSNIYPREVEEKILTHPDIGEVAVLGVPDPVWGEVGVAVCVPREGAVTPSESDMAGYLATKLPRYKMPKRFFFWDALPKSGYGKIPKRLVRDELEARGLLDLTKQG comes from the coding sequence ATGAGCGCTGCTCCCTTGCGCATGTCGCGGCGGGTGATGAATCTCGCGCATATTATGACGCAGAACGGCCGCCGGCTCGGCGACCGCATCGGGTTCGTCTGGGGCGAGCGATCGTGGACCTGGCGCGAGATCGACGCGATGGTCTCGGCGCTGGCGGCGGCGCTCGCCGAGCAGGGCATCGTCAAGGGCGACCGCATTCTGGTGCATTCCAAGAACTGCGAGGAGATGTTCGTCTCGATGTTCGCCGCGTTCCGGCTCGGCGCAATCTGGGTGCCGACCAATTTCCGCCTGATGCCGGACGAGGTCACCTATCTCGCGACCGCCTCGGGCGCAAAGGCGTTTCTCTGTCACGGCGATTTTCCTGAGCACGCCGCGGCGGTGACAACCGCCGACTTCACCTGGTGCATCGGCGAGAGCGGCAGCTTCGGCACGCGCTCTGTCGCTGAGGCGATGAAGGCGCATGCGGGGGTTGACGTCGCCAACGCGGATGTCGAGCATGACGATCCCTGCTGGTTCTTCTTCACCTCGGGCACCACCGGCCGCTCCAAGGCCGCGGTGCTGACGCATGGCCAGATGGCGTTCGTCATCACCAATCATCTCGCCGACCTGACGCCTGATACCACCGAGCACGACGCCTCGCTCGTGGTCGCGCCGCTGTCGCATGGCGCCGGCGTGCATCAGCTGATGCAGAGCGCGCGCGGTGCCAAGACCGTGCTGCTGCCGAGCGAGAAGTTCGACATCACCGAGGCCTTCCGACTCATTCAAGCGTATCGCGTCAGCAACCTGTTCACCGTGCCGACCATCCTGAAGATGATGGTGGAGCATCCCGCGGTCGAGCAGTTCGATCATTCCTCGCTGCGGCACGTGATCTATGCCGGCGCGCCGATGTATCGCGAAGACCAGAAGCGTGCGCTGGCGCGGCTCGGCAAGGTGATCGTGCAGTATTTCGGGCTCGGCGAGGTCACGGGCAACATCACGGTGTTGCCGGCCGCGGCGCATGAGGAGGAGGACGGCCCGCAGGCGCGAATTGGGACTTGCGGCTATGAGCGCACCGGCATGCAGGTCTCGATCCAAGACGATGGGGGACGCGAGCTGAAGCCGGGCGAGACCGGTGAGATCTGCGTCATCGGCCCGGCGGTGTTCGCCGGCTACTACGACAATCCCGAGGCCAATGCGAAGGCGTTCCGCGACGGCTGGTTCCGCACCGGCGATCTCGGCCACATGGACGCGCAGGGCTTCGTCTACATCACCGGCCGCGCCTCGGACATGTACATCTCCGGCGGCTCCAACATCTATCCGCGCGAGGTCGAGGAAAAGATCCTGACCCATCCCGACATCGGCGAGGTCGCCGTGCTCGGCGTGCCCGATCCGGTGTGGGGCGAAGTCGGGGTTGCCGTCTGCGTGCCGCGCGAAGGTGCTGTAACGCCGAGCGAGAGCGACATGGCCGGCTATCTCGCGACCAAGCTGCCGCGCTACAAGATGCCGAAGCGCTTCTTCTTCTGGGATGCCCTGCCGAAGTCCGGCTACGGTAAGATCCCCAAACGGCTGGTGCGCGATGAGCTCGAAGCGCGCGGCCTGCTCGATCTCACCAAGCAAGGCTGA
- a CDS encoding PCC domain-containing protein has translation MRSIKQPGTPIAERIQWVEARGRAFTFMLEQGLPLLEAARRGFAAQGFAGGVLDIRGGALGPFAYVMPALSKTPDHAAFYSDTYRPPGITRLSTATMTLGVRDGAPFFHCHALWTEEGGRAGGGHILPEETIVAEPFEVAAFGLDGAIFTAEPDVETGFKLFGPVVAAKSGATTDRRAFALRLRPNQDFAGCLEAFCRSLDISSARIRGGVGSTIGARFEDGIVVEPFATELTITSGAIAPGADGLEAVLDVALVDYTGALAQGRLVRGDNPVLMTMELVLEVVA, from the coding sequence ATGCGATCCATCAAGCAGCCCGGCACGCCGATCGCTGAACGCATCCAATGGGTGGAGGCACGCGGACGCGCTTTCACGTTCATGCTGGAGCAGGGCTTGCCGCTGCTGGAGGCCGCGCGCCGCGGCTTTGCGGCCCAAGGCTTTGCCGGCGGCGTGCTCGACATCAGAGGCGGCGCGCTCGGCCCCTTCGCCTATGTGATGCCGGCGCTGTCGAAGACGCCGGATCATGCCGCGTTCTACAGCGACACCTATCGTCCGCCTGGCATCACGCGGCTGTCGACCGCGACGATGACGCTCGGCGTGCGCGACGGCGCGCCGTTCTTCCATTGCCATGCGCTGTGGACGGAGGAGGGCGGCCGCGCCGGCGGCGGGCACATCCTGCCGGAGGAGACCATCGTCGCCGAGCCGTTCGAGGTCGCCGCGTTCGGGCTCGATGGCGCGATCTTCACGGCAGAGCCGGACGTCGAGACCGGCTTCAAGCTGTTCGGCCCGGTGGTGGCCGCAAAGAGCGGCGCCACGACGGATCGCCGCGCCTTCGCGCTGCGGCTGCGGCCGAACCAGGATTTCGCCGGCTGCCTCGAGGCGTTCTGCCGTTCCCTTGATATCAGCAGCGCACGCATCCGCGGCGGCGTTGGCTCGACCATCGGCGCACGGTTCGAAGACGGCATCGTCGTCGAGCCGTTCGCGACCGAGCTAACCATCACTTCGGGAGCGATCGCGCCCGGCGCCGACGGCCTCGAAGCGGTGCTCGACGTCGCGCTGGTCGACTACACCGGCGCACTCGCCCAGGGCCGCCTCGTCCGCGGCGACAACCCGGTGCTGATGACGATGGAGCTGGTGCTGGAGGTCGTGGCGTAA